The following are from one region of the Algiphilus sp. genome:
- the raiA gene encoding ribosome-associated translation inhibitor RaiA: protein MNLDITGHHIDLTDALRDYVTEKLKRVERHFDHLIDAHVILTVEKLEQKAEAVLRASGAELHASAVHTDMYAAIDQLADRLDRQTKKHKEQSRDHHAREAQKGALADSLAK from the coding sequence ATGAATCTCGATATCACCGGTCACCACATCGATCTCACCGACGCCCTGCGCGACTACGTCACCGAAAAGCTCAAGCGCGTCGAGCGTCACTTCGACCACCTGATAGACGCCCACGTCATCCTCACGGTGGAGAAGCTCGAACAGAAGGCGGAGGCAGTGCTGCGCGCCAGTGGCGCCGAACTGCACGCTTCCGCGGTGCACACGGACATGTACGCCGCCATCGACCAGCTCGCGGACCGGCTGGACCGGCAGACCAAGAAGCACAAGGAGCAGAGCCGCGATCACCACGCGCGCGAGGCACAGAAGGGCGCGCTGGCGGATTCGCTGGCCAAGTAG
- a CDS encoding RNA polymerase factor sigma-54, with protein MKQSLSLKLGQSLAMTPALQQAIRMLQLSSLELQAEVTEMLDQNFMLETVENSEDRAGSDGEVLLNPSERGPDAEQPATAEAPELDAPASTADDWSMEDSGWRDSSGDTERYEYQQANLHEAGDLREHLAWQANLCTLEGVARELLAHLIDAINDDGYLDDWDGIAQRLAGDDETRAEALHEALAMLQSLDPTGVGARDVPECLLLQLRHPEHEVDDDVLDTARRIVRDHLDLLARHDHDRLARAVGCDTDTVNAAIQCIRGLSPHPGRAFQGAPPDYVVPDVLVAKRNGIWQVHLNPEAVPRVRINRQYAALVRRAERSDEQQTLRRHLQEAKQLVSALRARHDTLLRVAHCIVEQQAAFMEHGVEHMRPLVLREIAERLGIHESTVSRATANKYMLTPLGVFELKYFFSSSIRTTKGGSASATAIQAKLKRLIQAEPTGKPLSDARLSELLRDEGMEVARRTVAKYREGMGIPPAHERRRMA; from the coding sequence ATGAAGCAGTCGCTTTCGCTCAAGCTCGGCCAGAGCCTGGCGATGACGCCGGCGCTGCAGCAGGCCATCCGCATGCTGCAGCTGTCCAGTCTGGAGCTGCAGGCCGAAGTCACCGAGATGCTCGACCAGAACTTCATGCTGGAGACGGTCGAGAACAGCGAGGACCGTGCCGGAAGCGACGGCGAGGTGCTGCTCAACCCGTCCGAGCGCGGCCCCGACGCCGAGCAGCCGGCAACCGCCGAAGCGCCCGAGCTGGACGCACCGGCGAGCACCGCCGACGACTGGTCGATGGAGGACTCGGGCTGGCGTGACAGCAGCGGCGACACCGAGCGCTACGAGTACCAGCAGGCCAATCTTCACGAGGCCGGCGACCTGCGCGAGCATCTCGCGTGGCAGGCCAACCTCTGCACGCTCGAGGGCGTCGCGCGGGAACTGCTCGCGCATCTCATCGACGCGATCAACGACGACGGCTATCTCGACGACTGGGACGGCATCGCGCAGCGACTGGCCGGCGACGACGAGACGCGCGCCGAGGCGCTGCACGAGGCCCTGGCCATGCTGCAGAGCCTGGACCCCACCGGCGTCGGCGCGCGCGACGTGCCGGAGTGCCTCCTGCTGCAGCTGCGCCACCCCGAGCACGAAGTCGACGACGACGTGCTGGACACTGCGCGGCGCATCGTGCGCGACCATCTCGACCTGCTCGCGCGCCACGATCACGACCGTCTGGCGCGCGCCGTCGGCTGCGACACCGATACCGTCAACGCCGCCATCCAGTGCATCCGCGGCCTGTCGCCGCACCCCGGCCGCGCCTTCCAGGGCGCGCCGCCGGACTACGTGGTGCCGGACGTGCTGGTCGCCAAGCGCAACGGCATCTGGCAGGTCCATCTCAACCCCGAGGCCGTGCCGCGCGTGCGCATCAACCGCCAGTACGCGGCGCTGGTCCGGCGTGCCGAGCGCTCCGACGAGCAGCAGACGCTGCGCCGCCACCTGCAGGAGGCCAAGCAGCTGGTCTCGGCGCTGCGCGCCCGTCATGACACCCTGCTGCGGGTGGCGCACTGCATCGTTGAACAGCAGGCCGCTTTCATGGAACATGGCGTCGAGCACATGCGGCCACTCGTGCTCCGCGAGATCGCCGAGCGGCTCGGCATCCACGAGTCGACGGTGTCGCGCGCCACGGCCAACAAGTACATGCTGACGCCGCTGGGCGTCTTCGAACTGAAGTACTTCTTTTCCAGTTCCATCCGCACAACGAAAGGAGGCTCCGCGTCCGCTACCGCTATCCAGGCCAAGCTCAAGCGGCTCATCCAGGCGGAGCCCACCGGCAAACCCCTGTCGGATGCGCGCCTGTCCGAGCTGCTGCGGGACGAGGGCATGGAGGTCGCCCGTCGCACCGTCGCCAAGTACCGGGAAGGCATGGGCATCCCCCCCGCTCACGAACGTCGCCGCATGGCCTGA
- the ptsN gene encoding PTS IIA-like nitrogen regulatory protein PtsN produces MKLAEVLDASRVRTDLSLTSKKRALEEISGLLAGRDGLSQADIFNALMAREKLGSTGLGHGVAIPHGRMADSRTTVGAFIRLNHGVDYDAHDGEAVDLVFGLIVPQNATEDHLKLLAAVAEKFSDEDFCAQLRAAESPEAAAELLNG; encoded by the coding sequence ATGAAGCTCGCCGAGGTACTCGACGCCAGCCGCGTCCGCACCGACCTATCGCTGACCAGCAAGAAGCGCGCACTGGAGGAGATCAGCGGCCTGCTCGCCGGCCGCGACGGCCTGTCACAGGCGGACATCTTCAACGCGCTGATGGCACGCGAGAAGCTCGGCAGCACGGGTCTCGGGCACGGCGTTGCCATCCCGCACGGCCGCATGGCCGACTCGCGCACCACCGTCGGCGCCTTCATCCGCCTCAACCACGGTGTCGACTACGACGCCCACGACGGCGAGGCGGTTGATCTCGTGTTCGGGCTCATCGTGCCCCAGAACGCGACCGAGGATCACCTCAAGCTGCTCGCCGCGGTGGCCGAGAAGTTCTCCGACGAGGATTTCTGCGCGCAGCTGCGCGCTGCCGAGTCGCCGGAAGCCGCCGCCGAGCTGCTCAACGGATAG
- a CDS encoding class II aldolase/adducin family protein, with protein sequence MSQARDNTPVETEATIRRDLAAAYRLVALFGWDDLVFTHLTAKVPGPEHHFLINPYGMMFEEITASSLVKIDAAGNKVEDSPWPVNPAGFLIHSTIHGARDDAACVMHTHSLNGVAVSAQKDSVQPLSQQSLFVLASLAYHDYEGVALEEDERARLVADIGDARFLMLRNHGLLTVGASVAEAFLEMYLFEAACTIQVRALSGGGEQTRIGPDILAGAERMQRQVTHNQGAALVWPGLLRRLDRVNPGYEA encoded by the coding sequence ATGAGCCAGGCACGCGACAACACCCCGGTCGAGACCGAAGCCACCATCCGCCGCGATCTCGCGGCGGCCTACCGGCTGGTGGCGCTGTTCGGCTGGGACGACCTCGTCTTCACGCATCTCACGGCGAAGGTGCCGGGGCCCGAGCACCACTTCCTGATCAACCCCTACGGGATGATGTTCGAGGAGATCACCGCCTCGAGCCTGGTCAAGATCGACGCCGCCGGCAACAAGGTCGAGGACAGCCCGTGGCCGGTGAATCCGGCCGGCTTCCTGATCCACAGCACGATCCACGGCGCCCGCGACGATGCGGCCTGCGTCATGCACACCCATTCGCTCAACGGGGTCGCCGTGTCGGCGCAGAAGGACAGCGTGCAGCCGCTGTCGCAGCAGTCGCTGTTCGTGCTCGCCAGCCTCGCCTATCACGACTACGAGGGGGTGGCGCTGGAGGAGGACGAGCGCGCGCGGCTGGTGGCCGACATCGGTGACGCCCGCTTCCTCATGCTCCGCAATCACGGGCTGCTGACGGTCGGCGCCAGCGTCGCCGAGGCCTTCCTCGAGATGTACCTCTTCGAGGCCGCGTGCACGATCCAGGTGCGCGCGCTCTCGGGCGGCGGCGAACAGACGCGCATCGGCCCGGATATCCTTGCCGGCGCCGAGCGCATGCAGCGGCAGGTCACCCACAACCAGGGTGCGGCACTGGTATGGCCGGGCCTGCTGCGCCGGCTCGACCGGGTCAATCCCGGCTATGAGGCCTGA
- the rapZ gene encoding RNase adapter RapZ: protein MELIVVSGLSGAGKSVALRQLEDLGYYCIDNLPLEMLGPIAKRALRIAEQRFSRIALGIDARDSRDAIRGLPQYMDRLRSRGLSARVLFLTADEETLLKRFAETRRRHPLSGSDRPLLEAVKAERELLEPIGAYADEVIDTSRMNLHELRERIRLSARGSEAGMLIAIESFGYKNGVPDGVDFVFDVRCLPNPHWKEQLRAHSGQDREVIDWLSEHDSVGTMIDDISGFLERWLPSFARQNRPYVSIGIGCTGGQHRSVYVAECVARRLKAVYPELQLRHKELSA, encoded by the coding sequence ATGGAATTGATCGTCGTCAGCGGATTGTCCGGGGCCGGCAAGTCGGTGGCGCTGCGCCAGCTGGAGGATCTCGGCTACTACTGCATCGACAACCTGCCGCTGGAGATGCTCGGGCCGATCGCCAAGCGCGCGCTGCGCATCGCCGAACAGCGCTTCTCGCGGATCGCGCTGGGCATCGACGCGCGCGACAGCCGCGACGCCATCCGCGGGCTGCCCCAGTACATGGACCGCCTGCGCAGCCGTGGCCTCAGCGCGCGCGTGCTGTTCCTGACCGCCGACGAGGAAACCCTGCTCAAGCGCTTCGCCGAGACGCGGCGGCGCCATCCGCTTTCGGGATCGGATCGCCCGCTGCTGGAAGCCGTCAAAGCCGAGCGCGAGCTGCTCGAGCCGATCGGCGCCTACGCCGACGAGGTCATCGACACCAGTCGCATGAACCTGCACGAGCTGCGCGAGCGCATCCGGCTGTCGGCGCGCGGCAGCGAGGCCGGCATGCTGATCGCCATCGAGTCCTTCGGTTACAAGAACGGCGTGCCGGACGGCGTCGACTTCGTCTTCGACGTGCGCTGCCTCCCCAATCCGCACTGGAAGGAACAACTGCGGGCGCACAGCGGCCAGGACCGCGAGGTCATCGACTGGCTCTCCGAGCACGACAGCGTGGGAACGATGATCGACGACATCAGCGGCTTCCTCGAGCGCTGGCTGCCGTCCTTCGCACGCCAGAACCGGCCCTACGTGTCCATCGGGATCGGCTGCACGGGCGGCCAGCACCGCAGCGTCTACGTCGCGGAGTGCGTGGCACGGCGACTCAAGGCGGTCTACCCTGAACTGCAGCTTCGGCACAAGGAGCTATCCGCATGA